Part of the Toxotes jaculatrix isolate fToxJac2 chromosome 1, fToxJac2.pri, whole genome shotgun sequence genome, acaagtggtaataagtagcgattagctcgatgctaacataatTTAGAGAAtcccatttcctgtttttctgaccttacacttacctcaagttgccttttgggacatacatgcatacattcgtacatatcatacttgcctAAAGAGAAGATTTGCATCCCTaatcttttgtctgtttttttcctttgcaggaAGGAAAAACTAAACAGCCTCCTCAAATCCTGACTTGTAGTTTTACCTTGTGCAAACAATCTTGTTTATACAAGATAAAATATATCTTTTAGGGTGTTGTGGTTCTGACTGACTGTAGAAGCGATGTCCAAACAATGTAAAGTGTTTTTCCAGTGGATATAAACTGCTTTGACTAAATACATGCAACCAGCCAAAGTCCAAAGTTCTAGCCTCACCTGACTGTAATGTCTCCTGTGGGATGTCAGGCTGCTCTACAGTACTCTCTGACTGGCTGCTAAACCCCTGTCCATAGCCACCAGGGAACTGGCTGGGCTGCTTCAGATGGTCTGCTTGGCCTTCAGTGGCTGGAGGTACAGGTGCATTCATATTAAATACctggaaagggagagaaaagttttctttatttgtatttgttttaaaagtcagtttttacaGAACATCTGAGGAGAAAGATGTATTTTAGGTTTGGGAAATGGGGGGCATTCAAACTGCTTCCTGTTTAGATGGTGCAGCAGTAATCAGCCAGCGTTTTGCTGCCACTAATGAGCCACGTTAGCTTGTATAAACAAGTATGGAACCGGAGAGCTTTCAATAGAATGTGTTTAATAAGTCCAAACtccactgttttattttttgacagGACCTAGATGGAAAGCGTACCGCTTGCACTGACTGGAAGGGTGCTGCGTTGACATTGATACCTCCAGTGTGGGTGGGTTTGGAGACAGGTGGGAAGGCAGAGGACAGGGAACATGGGGCGGGGGACTGCTCAGACGAAAGAGACATCGAGGCCTGGGGCAAGAGGAAGGGGGGAATTTGAAAGGCAAGGAAACAAGGATTGTGGAGAGATCAGTGTGAGAGATGGGATCTTTGATTTTTCACCTTAAAGCTCCCTTCTACTGTATAATCATATTTAATATCTCCCTGTACTACACAGTAGATAATATCATGACACGTCAGAGGCCATTACACTTGATCCATGTGGCAGCACTTTTAAAATACAGCCCACATACTATATGAAATAACCTGCACAACTCTTGTTATTAAATGGATGCCCCACGTTTTCCAGCAAATCAAAAACAACCAGCTCTCACCAACTGCTTCCTGCTGTGCATCCACTTTACTTACTTGTGAGGATTCCTGTGGTCCCGACACTACACTTGTTTGAGGAATTCTGGACTCTGAGTGAGCTGTTcagaaagaaattttaaaaaagaagcaCTTCAGAAACTACTACAGGTGTATTGCACTTTTAGGATAACAGTGACCAGACCTTAATCAGCTGAAGCTGAGAAAGAATCTGTTCAGCGTAAAAAGTAAATTAACTGGCACTTACTTGAAGGGCAGCCCATTTGCTGCAGGTCAACAGTCTGCACAGGCTTCATCGGCTGGGCAGACACAATGGCTGGGTCCAGAGCCTGGCCATCAAACTCCAACATGGAGTCCTAGGACAACAACACAAGAGTAAACATATTATTGGGATACAGATCACACTTAAAGATAGTGTGACGCTACTCCTTAACAGAAAGATCTGAATCCAATGTCCTCCATCAGCAAGCACTAGCCCTTCTCAAGGCTTTGAAATGagctactgaaaaaaaaaggctggttGAGCCAGTGTCAttttattaatctttttttgtattatttcttatatttacttgtttttttccccctatctTGTTTCACTTATTTTATGGTTccatttaaagttttttttttcatttcttcatatTATTGTtggtttttaagtttttttgcCAAGTGTGAGACACTATTAGTTTTTTGAAAAGTGCCCCAcaaataaagattatttttatttaagttcTAATCATTATACATCAAGACACTTGTCTCCAGAGTCCTTTTATATACCTGACTTTGTGCTTGACCATCACCTTGTGTCCATCTCTGAGCTGGACACTACAGTATATGTTGGACCGTCTCACCTGCATGAAGTTGTATGTCCCTTGCATCTTGGCCATGAGGTCTTGCACTGCCTGCTTTCTAACCACTGGGTCAGTGGCCGGAGAGGGACTGACATGGTTCACAGTAACAGTTGGCTCTGGAGGCTGGTGCTGGAGGGAATTCACCATCTATTCAACACAGAGGTACATGTGACAGGCACATAAGAGTACAGTGAAACACTATAAGTGTTGAGAAATATGCATAGTGATGTTAAGGATTGCTGTGATAAATTAGTGTAGCATACCTGAGCCTCCACTGTCCACTCCTCCACTTGGTCTTTGTCTGTACTACTGTATGTAGCTTCTGGAATGAACTGTCTGTTTACAAACTGTAACACAAGGCAGCATACAACaatgaaatacaacaaaaaagaaagcagccGATTAATGTGATTTATCCTGCAGGATTTATGCAGTGCTCATAGAAATCTCACCTCTGTGGTTTCCACTTTAATTGGctctgtgtatttttcagtAGCTGTTCCTTctggagaaaagaagcaaatgtGAAGACAGTTTTCTTACTGGATCAAAGACATATCTCATATAACACATATTTGCTACTGGGTGTTTAGTTACCAGGCTCTGATGGCTGCTCCCCAGCCTTAGACTCAGCCACCACAACCTGCTCCTCTTGTTCCTCTTCCCGATCACATGTCCCATTCTGATGAGTCTGCACTCTGTCAAAGTAGCCACTCAGCAGCACTTTGTCCAGAGTGTCCTTCAGTGACTTATCTGGAGCAAAGACGGTGTGACaagtcagaaaacaaaagcatgGTTTAATGACATCTATTTATACATACCCAGTGGCTTCAGAATGTATTCAGACCCCTACACTttttgttgtagatttaattttaaaagtaTAAACTTTCCATATTTAGCCCACAGTCTACACTCAGTAACCcctaatgacaaagtgaaaacatgtttacagaaaAGAATGATCATCTTTATGGCCTTTATGGTAGAGAGGCAAGACGGAAGCCAATTTGAGCAAAAGGCAGACTTTACGAGTACAAGGAAAATTATTCTCTGgtctgaagagacaaaaaacaatcaACTGTTTGGGCAGAACTCTAAACACTATGCCTGGCAAACACAGGGCACTGTTCACCACCTGGCTGATACCATGATGCAACCGTCTAGCAAATAGAAAGGGACAAACTGCCCTATTCTAGGTGTacaaagcttgtagagactcCAAACTTAGAGTCTTCCCAAAGAAGACATATGAATACGTTCAGAAActattgtatatattatttacTATGTTTGTGTGGTGGGGGATCAAAATACTTACATGTGGTCCCTGCCACAGCCTTATCTCGGCCTTCAAGCAGTTCCCACAAGTGTAGTGAGGCCTCTTCATATTGTTCAGTCAACCTACAAGCCACACGACAGGGTAAATATCCAGTTTGCTTGTGTGCTTTTGGCCCTCTGTTTCAATATCCTTACTCACCGAGCAAGTTCAAAAAATGCAGCTATTCATAGAACATCAACATAATTTATTCAATATATTTAAACAGTGATAATTCCAGTGAAATCACAGGATCCCTCATACCTGACATCATAGTTCCTTTCAGGTCCCACCAGTTTGTAAAACTCATCAAGTGATGTGAGGTCAGCATCAGTCAGCAAAGGGGACCCAGTGGCATCAGGCCGCTTAAGGTCCTGCCTGACGCTGTCGTCTCCCAACTGGTCCAGTAAAAACTGAAGCTCCAAAACTGTCTTGAGCCGCCGTTGTTCCATCTCCTCTCGCTGCAGCTGTTCCCGTCTAGCAGACTTTTTCACTGCCTTTTGGACCtgaacacatgcagacagacaagTTTTGGTGCAATTCCCCAAACAAATCACAATCACCTGCCAAGCTTCATCCTGGACGTTGTGGACTTGTTGTGAGCAGGGTCGTATGAATTCTTGTCAGGTTACAACAGGTCACAGTAAGCATATTATTTGTTATAAAGATCTCAACATAGAATTTTACAGTAGTTTTCCAAACCTGCGACTAAATCTTACTGAAGAGTTCATACTGATGAaacctttaaaatgaatgataaaaATGTCTGAACAATCAGCAACATATGAGACTTATAGTAACTTGGGTCTCACCTCTTGGCCCAAAGCCAGGAAGCTCTTCTGCAATTCTCGAGCAAACTCTAGGTTGTTGGTGATCTCTTGGTACTTCGTCAAGGCCTCCTTCAGGTACAACAAGGTACGAAAGTTGAGAATTGAGAATTGTGTAAGCATTATAAAATGAGATTCCTCTAACACAAAAGGGTGCGGTTATAGATAAAGAAGCACTGTtttccagaacatatgatgacaCAGGATTCTGACACAGAAAATACCAAAatagacaaaataaacaaacaaaataagaagCATGTGAGTTATTtgtcatttattattaattattatcattatagcTGTGTACAGGTTGTCTTTTCTTACCAGCTGATCTTGATTCAGTCTTTCTCCCTTATTCTTCTTTGCCTGGTAGTCGTCCAGTTTGGACTGTaagaatatttaaaaacataaaatgcagAATTTAGAAAACTGTCTAAGGGAAATGAAAGACAATTTGACAAGCTCAACATTGACTAGAGCAGGGGTCGGCAGCCCGAGGCtccagagccgcatgtggctctttcatccctctgctgtggctccctgtgactttgtaaaataaataatgagtatttaatttaaatgtatttttattttagtttgttttttaaatgaaattctaaatttgaggattatggtgatcttgtaacattaaaataaaacatctttaattttttgtcgctcaaaatatgcaTCACAGCCGCCGCTGTGCAACCCCTggtggcaacattttcaggttgacagctgactgtaCGCTCCAGTGCATGCAATAAAGTGATGAcagaacacagaagcagacaaCATTTTTGGTTCGCCGTaggtggaaaataaaataattgtttaagtttggatttttatttcataaatatgaGGAGGACactgagtattttatttgaaagtaagcaTTAACCaagagttcaaaatgtttttgttacatgcagaaataaaattttgcACAATAGTTTTTTATCCATAGCAtacaggtaaaaagaaaaaaaataaaacaaaaacgatatatgcagtgttatcctcattttagatgtcaaaacGGTTTTGTGGCTCCGGGTGTATTTTCTATGGGAGTCGGTCCAAAGGGCtttttgagtatttaaggttgctGACCCCTGGACTAGAGGAACCCAATTCATAAACTCAGAGCCATACAGTACCTAATCTAACCTTTCACCTCTGACATTCAAAATTGGTTTCTTTATCTGAGTTCTCTCAAATAAGCAAAAAGGATTATTGTGTTGTATCACTTTTATTACAATAATACAAGTTTGATGACATTCACTATAATACATCTGCAACAACAGAAATCTCACAACCTACTGAgggttaaacaaaacaaaattatttataaCCTTTTAATTTTGAAAGAACCACCgttacctttttcttttccatgttgcGAACCTTCTTGTCAATCACGCCAAGAACCTGCTTCATGGCCTCAGAATGACTTCCATTTCCCAGGTCTGGAATGGCAGACTGGACAGCATTGTTGCCAACCATTGCTGAAGGCATCTATGGAGAGAAAACGTATTATAAACATCAAAAGATCCAAATTTTGGAACTTTCTATGCCCAAATAGTaggaacaaacacaggcagatGTAACTTCAGGTTGGGGCAGAGGAAGGAGCTATAGCAATTTAGAAGTCCATATTTTGTAAGACAATGAAAAGGTTGACTGTCTTGAGTTATGCACTGCAGTGTACACACAGTTGATACTTTTTAGCAACCAGAGAGAAAATGGATAAAACAATAGCTGAACAAAAGTACATCACCTGTCGTATCTCAGATTTTCTTCCTGTAATTATTATAAGCTAAGCAGAGGCTCTCATTTGAATATGCATTTTACATGTGTAGGTCATTTACATCAAAATGTTAAGATTATTACTACTTTATCAGCTGCCTGTTGCTCCCATAGGAGATAAAAAAATCAGATTATCTGATTTTAAGATGAACAAACGTACGTTGGAGCtgtctgggtgtgtttgtgtacgaatgtgtgtgagagagatcaaGGAAACAATGACTTATAAAGCCTTCTTTGCTTCTGAAAAGCTACTCACAGAAacgttttatttttcttctttttagtaAATACTGTCATTGAACAGTATTTCCTGGCTGGGTCTTCTGCTAGCTAAAGCCTCACATAAATAAACTGGATACCGAGGTTACCCAGGATGATGTTATTTACTTTATGTAACGTTAGTATGCTCTGCACAGTGCTGGTATTGCTTTTACTAACTTCATGTCGTCATATCAACCGAGGTTAACACTGGGACACTGAAACTCGCCTCAAACCGGGTCAGGGGAAGTGATACCAACGCAAATCGGCCCGTCTTTGATTTGGACTAAAGAACGAATAAAAAGCGATTATGGTTACAGTGATTTATCACCTAATGTTGCAGATACACGGTTATTATAGATTAGATACATGTAAAGGGCGCTAAACTCAATTAGAAATGAAGTTCTCACAAGTTAAAATGTCGGCCTTCTATTCAAAGTTAAAAACCTTAGCTCCACTGGAGACACCGGCTAAGCTCATAGGCAGACGCTAGCAGTACATAAGCAACACTAACTCACGTAGCGTCAGTTTAAACGATGTAAAAAACACTCTTCTGGTTTCGTTTGCAGTCTTGTCTATAACTGGTGGTATGTCAATGCTAGCTAGCTAGATCAAATCAGTTTAGTAAGCGGGGAACGGTGGTCCTAATCTCCCAGTCCCATTGTTAGCTTGGAAGCTAGCTTACTCGTTAACGTCATGCGGCTAATGCCCCGATTTAGCCGGGAGTCAGTTAAACCTAtatcaatataaaataaatacacttaTTCTAAATccatgtattaaaaaaaaatcccgtCTTTCCACGACGTTTTCAACCGTCATAAACAAAGAGCACAGAGGGACGCTGCGACAACTCGTTTTGTGCGAGCAAAGGCGACTAAAAACGATTTCTTAAACAGCTACATGTTAAACTGCAATTTTTTATTGATGGTGTGAAATCCATACCTTTATACTCTTTGTCTTCAAAGAGATTCCCTTTGTCGGATTTTACTTTAGCTATATAAGTGCACTCCGTGTCTTTTACCTCCAGTGATATTTTTCTAGAAGGATGCTCAGGCTCACACCGGCCAATGGCTGACTAGCTGCTGGGCTAACTGTAGCGGCTACAAGGACCCATCTCTGGTAACCTCAGGATTGCCtgagaataaaaatatatctcCAAAAAATGAACAGGGCTGTCATCATCCTGCTGTTAGACCGGACGGTGCTGCACTTGAACCCCCccattttttaaactgtaaatgttcagtaggaattattattattccagaTGTTGCCTATGCAATGCAAGCAATTTATGAGGGGAGGTTACCTTTAGAGTTTACTGGTGTCTTTAGATTTTCTTCATGTCAAAGCATTTGCATCATGTGATCCACTTGTTTTGAATGTCTTTCCTCAATAGTAGAAACAAATATGAACAACTTTATGCAGAATAGCAGAATTTTAGAAATACACAGGTCATGATTAAGCGCCCTTTCTCTAACAAAAATTCAATTCACGAAgaattattttgttgtttatttattgtattttgttaGATGTAAATTTAAGTTAGAAGGGTCCCAAGCCCATGAAATGTCTTTGGTCAGAATTCTGAGCATATACCACAAGTGAGGAGACCTAAATCTCAGGATGCAATAAACTGATGAAGGTGTTGGAGGACATATGCTATGAAGGACATAATAATGACATAagcctaaataaataaacagcagaaacaataatcatatatatatatatatatatatatatatgaaaaaataaatacatttaggTCAAGACAAAGGCTATTACGGTAagcctgaaataaaaaataacaccTTCTAATACCAAAAATGAACAGAAGATGGCGCAGGTGTCTCATCTCCTTGAAAAGTACCGCACCTACAATGCTCTGAAAAACCATCTCCAAAATAAGTCTCAGATAgtcctgtgttgtgtgttcactgtgatgcTGTTGACATTTCAAACTGCATTCTCTCTATCTTTTGAGTAGTTTTCACTGGATAAGAGGGTACAATGAATCAGCAGCAATGTGGTGATGTGCACAGTAGTAGtaactgctgaaataaaagaaCTTAAAACAGCAAGTGTGATAGGCTAGAGATGTGGAACAGCACACAACAGATCAGGAGGTTATTCAGATTTTAAATAGTGTACCAGACTGACTGTAATGACCAGGTTGTATCACATAAATACTATAAAGCCAAAACACAATCGAGTACTCATGTATAGGCTGCTGACAGTGCTAATGCTGATTTAATACTCATGTCTTAAgatcaacacacacatcaaaactgCTATGTTGCTATGTAACTAATATGTTGTGTTTAGATTCAAAGTGATGTGCAATTaacaaacatttgcatttacacaTTTCTCAGAAAAGACTGAGTTGATATCTTTTGTCACTCCCTTATCCTTTCATCTCTAATGGTTTAATTCTAGTATGGCTGTACAATAGAGGATTCAGAAACATATCTATTTTTAAGAGATCAGAAAGTAAAAGTTCAGATCTCTCAGGCTTTGTATCATATGGTAAAAATAGCAGCATATGAGAGCACCAGGGTTATTAAATCTTTTGAGCTTTAAACCTTTTCAATGAACTTTCATGCTAGGTTTTCACACCTCCTTTATGAtccctgtgtctgtttttctgatcGATGCCGGGTACGTCAGTAACTGTATGTCTGATCTCTAGCTCCTCTCTCAGATGTGGGCTGCTGAGTAATGGCCGTACATCCTTCAGTGCTCCTCTCCTGCAGCACATCTGACTGGATTAAATATGTGCAGAGGATTTATTGGCTGAAAAACCACAAGAGCCCCACAAACACTCCGGCCCCAGACCACTTGTAGTGCAGCCGGGGCAAGCACAGGAATTCATCTGCAACCCCTCTAGCTTCCCCTGACTCTATTTCTACTCTCCCTTTCATACTATGCATCATTGCATGTTTTCATCCATGACCTTTTCTCACATTCTTATTTATCCATTATCTcaaattagtttttattttgtgacagTTCACCAGAGACACAGCGGTGGAATCAGGATCTTGGAACTTTTTTTGGGTTGGTGAGGGGCTTTTTCCACTGACAGCCTCTCCTCAATTAGTTGGGCAACATTAATAATTCATGGCCCACATGTGTTAGAGACAGATTACAAGCATCTCCACTGAACTaccatcattatcattattacagCCGGAGAATTTTATTCACCATCATGCAATTTGCGAATCATGAGATTGAGGTTTGATTTTGGAGATGTGGTTCAAGGGTGGACTTGTTTACAGTGCAGTCCTTTGGGACAAACTGTGATGATTGGTATCTCCAGTCCAGTTGCATTTTAAAACCAAATGCACTGTTTGCTCACTGCAGCACATTTACAAGACCATACCATTGATGCCTTTGGTGATGTTGGTATTTTCAAAGCTGCTGCATTGCTTATAATGTCAGAGAGTTGCAGTGAAACTGCTTTGCATTCCTGACcacatacatttttatgttactCATAAGTATTGGCACAGTGGCTGCAAACCTAATGCTCTATAAAGCTGCAGCCCCCATGTCTTGTCTGTTGTCTGAGTAGATATTAAAGTAGTAATTCATGAGCAactcttttattctttctcacTCCCCCACAACAAGTCTCAgtatgtctttctctctgtatatCTCAATCCTAAAACAAATCATAATCAAGATTACAGTAtgattttctttcatattttcatgaaCTCCAAGAAGCACATGGTGGTCAATATTCAGTGCCTAAttcaattatatatatataaaacatctGTGGAAGGTACACATAAAATAACTGTTTCATTCAGGTGCATGCGGGTGATATGAATTACAATTTATATAATCAAGTTGTATATGTGCCTGTGATTAACACACCAATGTTCTAGCACAAAGTACTGTGTGTCAGCAACGTAGTAAGTACAAGAGTACCTTTACTCTTTTACCTCATTCAGCAGCTCTCTGAATACACTCGCCCCTATGCACTATACAgcacatttatgtgtgtatacaaTAGATGAGTCAGTGATCACTGTTTATTGTCCACTGCTGGTGTGTCACGATGTCATGTCAAAAGATGTggatatgaatatgaaaaaaataaaaatgtatacatacatgaaaaaatataatatacatataaaaatataattaacaAACATTAATTGTATTTTTGCCACCATTGCACGGAAGACACTAGAGGTTTCCACTGCTTTTGCAATTGTTTCTGGTTTCAGCTTGTTTTGGTTAGGTTCTGGTTAGGTTCTGGTTAGGTTCTGGTTAGGTTTTGTTTCGTCATAAGTTCTTAATCTGCATCAGAAAGCCACACAGAAGTTAATGAATAAAAGATATCATGACATGATTAACGTAACAGCTTGAGTGATAATACAGTGCTTCAATTCAGAACATCTGCTTTGCATATTACACAGTTCAAGACCAGCTAGCATATTTAGTCCCACTGTTAATATCTAAAAGtgtgtattattattaacatAGTAAGAACCAGAATAAAGGTAGGACCTGTGTGAATGTATTTTGGCCAACAGATGGATTATAAATTTTGAATTTAGTAGAAGACAGATGTTATCCGTAGCAATTAATTGCTAAATTAGACTTAACTGAAATAGGTAAGACAAATTTTATTCCCCACTTCTTTACTCCAAAATGCCACATCTATAAATTCTGCAACAATTCTTTTTAAGTTCTGTAACTGAGGATGGATGATCAAACGTATCTTAGACCACATTAAACACTCTTGGATGCTTTTCAACACACTTCCATTACAAATCAGTCtttgtcatatgtctgagactGTATTCACATCTAGAAAATACTGTTCACATGTGATAAGAAGGAGGGTGTGCACAACTGCAATTACAGACAagtcattatttcatttttttttttttttttttttgtgtcctccATGTGCGGTTGCACATAACATctaagattaaaaataaatataaaaataaaaacaaatatcaaatatatttGACAGCTGGCAATTCAACAGTAATTCAGCTGGTTTCTCACTCACAAACTAATCTTTCGTTCTCATATTATGGGACTGAAATTTTGCCTACGCACA contains:
- the caprin1a gene encoding caprin-1a isoform X1; amino-acid sequence: MPSAMVGNNAVQSAIPDLGNGSHSEAMKQVLGVIDKKVRNMEKKKSKLDDYQAKKNKGERLNQDQLEALTKYQEITNNLEFARELQKSFLALGQEVQKAVKKSARREQLQREEMEQRRLKTVLELQFLLDQLGDDSVRQDLKRPDATGSPLLTDADLTSLDEFYKLVGPERNYDVRLTEQYEEASLHLWELLEGRDKAVAGTTYKSLKDTLDKVLLSGYFDRVQTHQNGTCDREEEQEEQVVVAESKAGEQPSEPEGTATEKYTEPIKVETTEFVNRQFIPEATYSSTDKDQVEEWTVEAQMVNSLQHQPPEPTVTVNHVSPSPATDPVVRKQAVQDLMAKMQGTYNFMQDSMLEFDGQALDPAIVSAQPMKPVQTVDLQQMGCPSTHSESRIPQTSVVSGPQESSQASMSLSSEQSPAPCSLSSAFPPVSKPTHTGGINVNAAPFQSVQAVFNMNAPVPPATEGQADHLKQPSQFPGGYGQGFSSQSESTVEQPDIPQETLQSVVGGFQPQDQVMSPAGGHEESSAGAGFGQSGQSFYNSRAVPRAGPRNARGVMNGYRGSSNGFRGGYEGYRPPFSSAPSSGYGQTQFNTSRDYSNSTYQREGYQQGYKRGAAQGPRGLSRGNAQAMRS
- the caprin1a gene encoding caprin-1a isoform X2, with the protein product MPSAMVGNNAVQSAIPDLGNGSHSEAMKQVLGVIDKKVRNMEKKKSKLDDYQAKKNKGERLNQDQLEALTKYQEITNNLEFARELQKSFLALGQEVQKAVKKSARREQLQREEMEQRRLKTVLELQFLLDQLGDDSVRQDLKRPDATGSPLLTDADLTSLDEFYKLVGPERNYDVRLTEQYEEASLHLWELLEGRDKAVAGTTYKSLKDTLDKVLLSGYFDRVQTHQNGTCDREEEQEEQVVVAESKAGEQPSEPEGTATEKYTEPIKVETTEFVNRQFIPEATYSSTDKDQVEEWTVEAQMVNSLQHQPPEPTVTVNHVSPSPATDPVVRKQAVQDLMAKMQGTYNFMQDSMLEFDGQALDPAIVSAQPMKPVQTVDLQQMGCPSTHSESRIPQTSVVSGPQESSQVFNMNAPVPPATEGQADHLKQPSQFPGGYGQGFSSQSESTVEQPDIPQETLQSVVGGFQPQDQVMSPAGGHEESSAGAGFGQSGQSFYNSRAVPRAGPRNARGVMNGYRGSSNGFRGGYEGYRPPFSSAPSSGYGQTQFNTSRDYSNSTYQREGYQQGYKRGAAQGPRGLSRGNAQAMRS